Proteins found in one Oreochromis niloticus isolate F11D_XX linkage group LG22, O_niloticus_UMD_NMBU, whole genome shotgun sequence genomic segment:
- the LOC100704985 gene encoding homocysteine-responsive endoplasmic reticulum-resident ubiquitin-like domain member 2 protein encodes MDQAVVDNPVTLVIRAPNQKYDDQTINCYQNWTVEKLKAHLSDVYPSKPSSKDQRLVYSGKLLLDHFTLKDVLRKQDEYHMLHLVCASRTPPSSPKPTRSCSNKPQESTARPTAPQNSNGVGQDSHSSTGGSSDGLRHRAGSFPYHQMYPQFMYSWNQHSAQSTPPANMPAYYNPMTLMWWQQLYARQYYMHYQLLAASSQHLRPDQPSTQSNQSHPQSQRPQVGRHGNPEVQMNAQGGEILNEEELNRDWLDWVYTFSRAAILLSIVYFYSSFSRFVMVMMAMLVLYLHQAGWFPFNLENELQLPGDGGNQDDAEGEPQNQDLQEMEGVLDDGSDDEDGESGEEGAEDPNSAPHTGFLSSTWSFIITFFMSLIPEGPPNGAN; translated from the exons ATGGATCAGGCTGTTGTGGACAATCCTGTCACCCTTGTGATCAGGGCTCCCAACCAGAAATATGATGATCAGACAATCAACTGCTACCAGAACTGGACTGTGGAGAAACTCAAAGCTCACCTGTCTGATGTGTATCCGAGTAAACCC agctCCAAAGACCAGAGGCTGGTGTATTCTGGAAAGCTGCTGTTGGATCATTTTACCTTAAAAGATGTGCTCAGAAAG CAGGACGAGTACCATATGCTCCATCTGGTGTGCGCCTCACGAACCCCTCCCAGCTCCCCAAAGCCCACCCGGAGCTGCAGTAACAAGCCCCAGGAGAGCACAGCCCGTCCCACG GCCCCTCAGAACTCTAATGGAGTTGGTCAGGATAGCCACTCCTCTACGGGAGGGAGCAGTGATGGACTCAGACACCGAGCTGGATCCTTCCCCTACCACCAGATGTATCCACAATTTATGTACAG CTGGAACCAACACTCTGCTCAGTCGACGCCTCCCGCAAATATGCCCGCTTATTACAACCCCATGACACTCATGTGGTGGCAGCAGCTGTATGCCAGGCAGTACTACATGCATTA TCAGTTACTTGCCGCCTCCTCTCAGCACCTCAGGCCCGACCAGCCCTCGACCCAGTCTAACCAGTCCCATCCCCAGAGTCAACGACCCCAAGTGGGTCGCCACGGCAACCCAGAAGTCCAGATGAATGCCCAAGGAGGGGAGATCCTGAACGAGGAAGAGCTCAATCGGGACTGGCTGGATTGGGTGTACACATTTTCACGCGCTGCCATCTTACTCAGTATAGTCTACTTCTACTCGTCCTTCAGCCGCTTTGTCATGGTGATGATGGCCATGCTGGTGCTTTACCT GCATCAGGCCGGCTGGTTTCCGTTCAACCTGGAAAACGAACTTCAGCTTCCCGGAGACGGAGGCAATCAAGACGATGCCGAGGGAGAGCCACAAAACCAAGACTTACAAGAAATG GAAGGAGTGTTGGATGACGGCTCCGATGATGAGGATGGGGAAAGCGGAGAGGAAGGAGCGGAAGATCCTAACAGCGCCCCCCACACAGGCTTCTTGTCCTCCACGTGGTCATTCATCATAACCTTTTTCATGTCACTCATCCCAGAGGGGCCACCAAACGGCGCTAACTGA